The following proteins are co-located in the Candidatus Eisenbacteria bacterium genome:
- a CDS encoding FdhF/YdeP family oxidoreductase — translation MRPRRSGGGFAAIGYSIARAREAGGLLQVGRRLATHNTCKTCAVGMGGQQGGMRNEAGSFPEVCKKSIQAQAADMQPPIDETFLRTHDLATLERWSSRELERAGRIGFPIVWREGDTHLRRIGWDEALHMAAGAFTATIPDRTFFYASGRSSNEAAFLLQCFARVYGTNNVNNCSYYCHQASSVALAEAIGSGTATVTLEDLGQADLAVVVGANPASNHPRLITQLVELRRRGGKVIVVNPYREVGLVRFRVPSDWRSMMFGSEVSDLYLQPHVGSDVALLVLLLRRVIERGAVDQAFIGAHTTGWDAVRTAVMAHDARALREACGIPREQEEQAAELLGKARRGIFAWAMGITQHRNGVDNVQAIVNLALARGWVGRPGCGLLPIRGHSNVQGVGSVGVAPALKTEFARRLGELYGVRLPGTPGMHTLASVEAAAAARIDAALLLGGNLFSATPDRAWTGAALRKIGTTVYVSTKLNESHVHGRGRTHLVLPALARDEERQCTTQESMFNFVRLSDGGAPAASAEMRSEVEIIAALAQAVLPPGPVDFGTLTDHAAIRAAIAKVVPGYEKIGDVDRTREEFRVAGRIHHEPRFATPDGRARCRVTPLPAYAPGPGEFRLMTLRSEGQFNTVVYEDEDLYRGNERRDVVMMNAEDARRLGLAKDARVRVENATGAMEALVRLAPLPPGNLAMYYPEANVLIPREIDPRSATPVFKSTTARVEPV, via the coding sequence ATGCGGCCCCGGCGCTCGGGCGGCGGCTTCGCCGCGATCGGCTACTCCATCGCGAGGGCGCGCGAGGCCGGCGGGCTCCTCCAGGTCGGCCGGCGCCTCGCGACGCACAACACGTGCAAGACGTGCGCGGTCGGCATGGGCGGCCAGCAAGGCGGCATGCGCAACGAGGCCGGCTCGTTCCCCGAGGTCTGCAAGAAGTCGATCCAGGCCCAGGCGGCGGACATGCAGCCGCCGATCGACGAGACGTTCCTGCGCACGCACGACCTGGCAACGCTCGAGCGCTGGTCATCGCGCGAGCTGGAGCGCGCGGGACGCATCGGCTTCCCGATCGTGTGGCGCGAGGGCGACACGCACCTCCGCCGGATCGGATGGGACGAGGCGCTCCACATGGCCGCCGGCGCCTTCACCGCGACCATCCCCGACCGCACCTTCTTCTACGCCTCGGGACGCAGCAGCAACGAGGCGGCATTCCTCCTCCAGTGCTTCGCCCGCGTCTACGGGACGAACAACGTCAACAACTGCTCGTACTACTGCCACCAGGCCTCCAGCGTCGCGCTCGCCGAAGCGATCGGGAGCGGCACCGCGACGGTCACGCTCGAGGACCTCGGCCAGGCCGACCTCGCGGTCGTCGTCGGTGCCAATCCCGCCTCGAACCACCCGCGGCTGATCACGCAGCTCGTCGAGCTGCGGCGGCGCGGCGGGAAGGTGATCGTCGTGAATCCGTACCGCGAGGTCGGGCTCGTGCGGTTCCGGGTCCCGTCGGACTGGCGGAGCATGATGTTCGGCTCGGAGGTGTCGGATCTCTACCTGCAGCCGCACGTGGGATCCGACGTGGCGCTCCTCGTGCTGCTGTTGCGACGGGTGATCGAGCGGGGTGCGGTCGACCAGGCGTTCATCGGCGCCCACACGACCGGATGGGACGCGGTACGCACCGCGGTGATGGCACACGACGCGCGCGCCCTGCGCGAGGCGTGCGGCATACCGCGCGAGCAGGAGGAGCAGGCGGCCGAGCTGCTCGGGAAGGCGCGACGGGGGATCTTCGCGTGGGCGATGGGCATCACGCAGCACCGCAACGGCGTCGACAACGTGCAGGCGATCGTCAACCTGGCGCTCGCGCGCGGCTGGGTCGGCCGGCCGGGCTGTGGCCTGCTGCCGATCCGGGGTCACTCGAACGTGCAGGGCGTCGGCTCGGTCGGCGTCGCGCCGGCGCTGAAGACCGAGTTCGCGCGGCGCCTGGGCGAGCTCTACGGCGTGCGGCTGCCCGGCACACCCGGCATGCACACGCTGGCGAGCGTCGAAGCGGCCGCGGCGGCACGGATCGACGCGGCGCTGCTGCTGGGCGGCAACCTCTTCTCGGCGACGCCGGATCGCGCCTGGACGGGTGCGGCTCTCCGCAAGATCGGGACCACGGTCTACGTCTCGACCAAGCTGAACGAGAGCCACGTGCACGGCCGGGGGCGCACGCACCTCGTGCTGCCGGCGCTGGCGCGCGACGAGGAGCGGCAGTGCACGACGCAGGAGAGCATGTTCAACTTCGTGCGGCTGTCCGACGGCGGCGCGCCCGCCGCGTCGGCGGAGATGCGCTCGGAGGTCGAGATCATCGCCGCGCTCGCGCAGGCGGTGCTCCCGCCGGGGCCGGTCGACTTCGGCACCCTCACCGATCACGCCGCAATCCGCGCGGCGATCGCGAAGGTGGTCCCGGGCTACGAGAAGATCGGCGACGTCGATCGCACCCGCGAGGAGTTCCGGGTTGCCGGGCGCATCCACCATGAGCCCCGCTTCGCGACGCCGGACGGCCGCGCGCGCTGCCGCGTGACGCCGCTCCCGGCGTACGCGCCGGGCCCGGGTGAGTTCCGGTTGATGACGCTGCGCTCGGAGGGACAGTTCAACACCGTCGTCTACGAGGACGAGGACCTCTATCGCGGCAACGAGCGCCGCGACGTCGTCATGATGAACGCCGAGGACGCGCGCCGGCTCGGCCTCGCCAAGGACGCGCGGGTGCGCGTCGAGAACGCGACCGGCGCCATGGAGGCGCTCGTTCGCCTGGCACCGCTCCCGCCCGGGAACCTCGCGATGTACTACCCCGAAGCGAACGTCCTCATCCCGCGCGAGATCGACCCGCGCTCGGCGACGCCCGTCTTCAAGTCGACGACGGCACGCGTGGAGCCGGTGTAG
- a CDS encoding CaiB/BaiF CoA-transferase family protein — protein MTTEKSSAGLLAGVRIIESALLGPGAVGMQLADLGAEIIKVEGPGGDYVRKMAFPIVDGISLLHWHLNRGKKSIILDLRTPEGVATYMDLARGADAVIEGMRPGALARRGLGYDDLRKVNPKIVFCTLSGYGMTGPYKDMPSHGIAYDVWAGVARPTFNAEGMPTLPSYTAIGINAGPLYAALGICAAIIRARATGAGCRFEVAQSDAAAAFNWNGIEGNKAYERPEDEVTGNDGDGKGPRRPVGDDSMTESVRYQYYRSKDGLVLFMASEREFWKNFCEGVGRPELFAQNPGAKYADHARGNMALRRELAAIFATRTTDQWIAFGLEVNTPICPANTVKTITKDPQFQARLPLRPYREAGTDLMPSPVKLIGEELPVPAIAAREPGRDTDEVLRGVLGYDAARIAALRQAGALG, from the coding sequence ATGACGACCGAGAAATCTTCTGCAGGTCTGCTCGCCGGCGTCCGGATCATCGAGAGTGCGCTGCTCGGGCCCGGCGCCGTCGGCATGCAGCTCGCCGATCTCGGCGCCGAGATCATCAAGGTGGAAGGACCGGGCGGCGACTACGTGCGCAAGATGGCCTTCCCGATCGTCGATGGCATCTCGCTGCTGCACTGGCATCTCAATCGCGGCAAGAAGAGCATCATCCTCGACCTGCGGACGCCCGAGGGCGTCGCCACGTACATGGACCTCGCGCGCGGTGCCGACGCCGTCATCGAGGGCATGCGTCCGGGCGCGCTCGCGCGCCGCGGCCTCGGCTACGACGACCTGCGCAAGGTGAACCCGAAGATCGTCTTCTGCACGCTCTCGGGCTACGGCATGACCGGCCCGTACAAGGACATGCCGAGCCACGGTATCGCCTACGACGTCTGGGCGGGCGTGGCCCGCCCGACCTTCAACGCGGAGGGCATGCCGACGCTGCCGTCGTACACGGCCATCGGCATCAACGCCGGCCCGCTCTACGCTGCGCTGGGGATCTGCGCGGCCATCATCCGTGCGCGGGCCACGGGCGCCGGCTGCCGGTTCGAGGTCGCGCAGAGCGATGCGGCGGCGGCGTTCAACTGGAACGGCATCGAGGGCAACAAGGCATACGAGCGTCCCGAGGACGAGGTCACGGGGAACGACGGCGACGGCAAGGGGCCGCGCCGTCCGGTCGGCGACGACAGCATGACCGAGTCGGTCCGCTACCAGTACTACCGGTCGAAAGACGGCCTCGTCCTCTTCATGGCATCGGAGCGCGAGTTCTGGAAGAACTTCTGCGAGGGCGTGGGGCGGCCGGAGCTGTTCGCGCAGAACCCGGGCGCGAAGTACGCGGACCACGCGCGCGGCAATATGGCGCTGCGCCGCGAGCTGGCGGCCATCTTCGCGACGCGCACGACCGACCAGTGGATCGCCTTCGGGCTCGAGGTGAACACCCCCATCTGTCCGGCGAACACGGTGAAGACGATCACGAAGGACCCGCAGTTCCAGGCGCGACTGCCGCTGCGGCCCTACCGGGAGGCGGGGACGGATCTGATGCCGTCGCCGGTGAAGCTGATCGGCGAGGAGCTGCCGGTGCCGGCGATCGCGGCTCGCGAGCCCGGCCGCGACACCGACGAGGTGCTGCGTGGGGTCCTCGGGTACGACGCGGCACGGATCGCGGCGTTGCGTCAGGCGGGCGCCCTCGGCTAG
- a CDS encoding amidohydrolase family protein translates to MTERIIDADGHVLEPPDVWARYIEPAWRDRAIRVARQPDGRDALVVDGRPARLTTPEMLGGFGGMGKPFDELAAACLSGRYAENAPRPAVDPAARIALLDRDGIAAALLYPSLGLQWEAEVSDPAYALAHARAYNRWIEEFCAASGGRLVPVAHLSLGDPDAAATELRRAVRAGARGGFLLPFTLSGLPHGHPAHDPLFAAACDLDVPIALHTGVDPPSRSLHHRFDELTWPEAVPFPGAWYLQVMFAQAVQQAFTTFFQYATFDRFPALRLVVLESGAGWLGYWMDRMDALARSSLRVTIPLREPPSTYVRRQCWISGDPDERTLPLVMQHVGADRFLWATDYPHSDHDAGYMDELRELAATLPPDARAGLLGGNAALLYRM, encoded by the coding sequence GTGACCGAGCGGATCATCGACGCCGACGGCCACGTCCTCGAGCCGCCGGACGTATGGGCCCGGTACATCGAGCCCGCCTGGCGAGATCGTGCGATCAGAGTCGCGCGCCAGCCGGACGGACGCGATGCGCTCGTCGTCGACGGCCGGCCGGCGCGGCTCACGACGCCGGAGATGCTGGGCGGCTTCGGCGGCATGGGGAAACCCTTCGACGAGCTCGCGGCCGCGTGCCTCTCGGGTCGCTACGCCGAGAACGCGCCGCGTCCCGCGGTCGATCCCGCGGCTCGCATCGCGCTCCTCGATCGCGACGGCATCGCCGCCGCGCTTCTCTACCCGAGCCTCGGCCTGCAGTGGGAAGCCGAGGTGTCGGATCCCGCCTACGCGCTCGCGCACGCGCGCGCGTACAACCGGTGGATCGAGGAGTTCTGCGCCGCAAGCGGCGGCCGGCTCGTACCCGTCGCGCACCTCTCGCTCGGTGATCCGGATGCCGCGGCGACGGAGCTGCGACGCGCGGTTCGCGCCGGGGCACGGGGCGGCTTCCTCCTCCCCTTCACGCTCTCCGGCCTCCCGCACGGGCACCCCGCCCACGATCCGCTGTTCGCCGCGGCGTGCGATCTCGACGTCCCGATCGCGCTGCACACCGGCGTCGATCCGCCATCGCGGTCGCTGCATCACCGGTTCGACGAGCTCACGTGGCCCGAAGCCGTACCGTTTCCCGGCGCGTGGTACCTCCAGGTGATGTTCGCGCAGGCGGTGCAGCAGGCCTTCACGACGTTCTTCCAGTACGCGACCTTCGACCGCTTCCCCGCGCTTCGCCTGGTCGTGTTGGAGTCGGGCGCCGGCTGGCTCGGCTACTGGATGGACCGCATGGACGCCCTCGCGCGCTCGAGCCTGCGCGTGACGATCCCGCTCCGCGAGCCGCCGAGCACCTACGTGCGACGCCAGTGCTGGATCTCGGGCGACCCCGACGAGCGCACGCTCCCGCTCGTCATGCAGCACGTCGGCGCGGACCGCTTCCTGTGGGCGACCGACTACCCGCACAGCGACCACGACGCCGGCTACATGGACGAGCTGCGGGAGCTGGCTGCGACGCTTCCGCCGGACGCCCGCGCGGGCCTGCTCGGAGGAAACGCGGCGCTCCTCTACCGGATGTAG